From the Paraflavitalea soli genome, the window AAGACCCGCGGAGCAGCCAATCATGCAGCCATTTACAGGTCTTTACCTGATCGGTGATAAAACGTATTCAGAACCGGAACTCCGGAAGGCCGTAGAACAGGCAGGTCAATTGGTGATCATATTGCCAGCTAAGCCCCGGATCGCTTATTATTCTCCGGGTAGTGCAGATGCCATTCAACGCTGGGGTAGCCAGGCTGAAAAAGGGATAGTACAGGTAGAACCTATCACGATCGCTGGTCTGTAATCCATAAACTTTAATATATATGCGCTACTTATGCCTTGCGCTGGTGCTATTAGCTCCGGCCTTGAAAACTTATGCCCAAAATGGCTACACCTTAGCTTTGAATGTTACTGGTTTTAAAGAAGGAACGATGGTAAAGCTGTTGGATCTTGATCAGGGGCGATTTATTGACTCTGGTAAGTTGCACCAGGGAAGATTGCTCTTCCGGGGTAAGGTAGACAATGTGGTGCCGGCAAGGTTACATACAGACGATGGTCAATATGTGATCGTGTACCTGGAGAATAAACCGATCACCATAACCGGTGATGTTTCCGATCTTCAATATTCCAAAGTAGCAGGTACTGCAACAAATGCTATATGGACCAGGTCCAGGGATTGGCTGAAACCGTATGAAAAAGAGCGGGATAGCCTGATGAATAAATATTTAAGGTTGGGAGATGCGGACTCGCTGGAAAAAAAGAAGATACTTATCCGGGTAAATGAACGGATAGACCCGTCGGTAACTGCCTATCGTAAGGAGTTTATCAAAAACGAAAAGCCCGGGTATTTCACCATGATGGAACTGTTCTTTCTGCGCACTGATTTTTCAAGCGATTCAGTTAGCTATCTTTTCAACAGGTTTCCGCAGAAACTACAATCGTCTCAAACTGGTCAGGCCATCGCTGCTTTTCTCCATAATAAAAAGCCTGCAATGGGTATGTATGCTGCTGATGTTGCAGGTGTGGATGGGAAGGGGGGTACGCATCAGCTATACAGGTTGAAAGGCAAATATGTATTGCTGGAATTCTGGGCTTCCTGGTGTGGTCCCTGCAGGTTGGAGAATCCGAATCTGGTAAAGCTGTACCAGCAATATCAGTCTAAAGGGTTTGAAATACTGGGGTTTTCGGTTGACACCAATAAAGACAGTTGGCAGGCGGCGATTGTTAAGGATCAATTAGGGTGGACCAATATCAGTGAATTAAAAGGCTATTATAGCAAAGCGGTGGCTGCTTACCATATCAGGGCTATTCCGCACAACTTTTTGATTGATCCCAACGGTGTGATCATTGCAATGGACCTTAGGGGCGAAAAACTGGAACAGCAGCTGAAAGGATTGCTGCAATTATAGGGTAAATGTTGCCACAAGAGCCGTATATTGCCTGTAG encodes:
- a CDS encoding TlpA disulfide reductase family protein → MRYLCLALVLLAPALKTYAQNGYTLALNVTGFKEGTMVKLLDLDQGRFIDSGKLHQGRLLFRGKVDNVVPARLHTDDGQYVIVYLENKPITITGDVSDLQYSKVAGTATNAIWTRSRDWLKPYEKERDSLMNKYLRLGDADSLEKKKILIRVNERIDPSVTAYRKEFIKNEKPGYFTMMELFFLRTDFSSDSVSYLFNRFPQKLQSSQTGQAIAAFLHNKKPAMGMYAADVAGVDGKGGTHQLYRLKGKYVLLEFWASWCGPCRLENPNLVKLYQQYQSKGFEILGFSVDTNKDSWQAAIVKDQLGWTNISELKGYYSKAVAAYHIRAIPHNFLIDPNGVIIAMDLRGEKLEQQLKGLLQL